A stretch of DNA from Halobacteriovorax vibrionivorans:
TAGAGCAGTTTGATTAATCTTACCCTTATTGATCTTTAAAGCCTGAACAATAAACTCTTTCTCAAAGATATCTTTTGCCTGTGAAAAATTAAGCCTTAACTCACCATCTTCTTCTGTCGTCGCAAAAACAAATTGATAGCCTTGCGCACTTGCAATTAGCTTCTCATCTTGACCTGCGTCTGTAAGAACAGAGTCTTTAATCTCTTCATAATCGATAATTGTTTGTTCATCAGCATCATTAGATGATTCAACAGTTGCTGATTTACGAATCTTATCTGGTAGTGAAGAAGATTTGATTATGTCTCCGCTTTCAATAATAAAAGCATGCTCAATAACGTTTCTTAGTTCTCGAATATTTCCTGGCCAATCATGACTCTTCATAATGGCCATCGCATCATCATCCAGTCCCGAAATACTGAGATGGTGAACATTGTTAAAATATTTAACGTAGTAATCTACAAGATGTGGAATATCTGAATTTCTTTCTCTTAATGGAGGTAGATAAACAGGAAGAACATTTAAACGATAAAATAAATCTTCTCTAAAAGTTCCGTCTTCAATCATTTTCTCAAAAGGCTTATGTGAAGCAGCAATGATTCTTACGTCACATTTAATTTCTCTGTTTGAACCAACAGGAGTGAACGAGCCTTCTTGAAGAACACGAAGTAGCTTTACTTGCATTGTAGGTGAAACATCACCAATCTCATCTAAGAAAAGTGTTCCACCGTCAGCAAATTGAAATTTACCAATCTTTCTTTCATTGGCACCAGTAAATGCACCTTTCTCGTGCCCAAATAATTCAGACTCAATTAAGTTCTCTGGTATCGCTGCAAGATTAATCGTTACAAACTTTTCATCTTTTCTTGGCCCATTATAGTGAATGGCACGAGCAACAAGCTCCTTACCAGTACCTGACTCACCTCGAATAAGAACCGGTGTATTGACCTGTGCAAGTTTTCCAATTACGTTGAAAACCTTTTGCATAACATCTGATTCACCAACAAATTTATTCTTAGTATCCCCAAGAGATAAAACTGGAGCAGAGAATCCAACTGTCTCAACTAGTGAGCGTGCTTTTAATGCTCGCTTAATTAAAGAAACTAAATTCTCAGAGCTAATTGGCTTCTCTAAGTAATTATAAGCACCTTCTTTAACGACCTTTACAGCATCAGTAACATTCGAATATGCCGTTAAAATAATAACAATAACAGATGGGTCATGTTTTTTGATTTCAGTTAAGGCTTCAATCCCATCCATCTCTGGCATGTTAACATCCATAACAACCAGGTCATATTTCGTTTTATAAACTGCACTTAGTGCTTCTTTTCCATTGTCTGCAACATCGACAGCGAAGTGATGAAATTCAAGAGCTTCCCTTACAGAACTCTGTAAAACCTTATCATCATCAACGACTAAAACCTTATGCATACGCACTCCAATTATTTATTTAAAAATTTAATTAAAAAGCTTGTTCCTTCACCAATTTGAGAGGTTACAGATATCTCTCCACCATGAAGTTCTACAAAGTATTTTACCAGATAAAGACCTAGACCGCTTCCCTTAATCGTATGAGAAGCATCGTTTTTAACCCGATAAAACTTCTCAAATATATTATCGACGTCATTTTGTCCCATACCAACGCCATTATCCGATATTTCAATATAAACCCAAGTATCATCATCCCAAGTTTTAATATCAATGACTTTGCCTATACCGGCATATTTAATTGAGTTTTCAACAATATTTGAAATAATTCTATTAACTAAGCTCGTGTCAATTTCGATAGGAAATAATGGGCCTAATTCAGTATTGATTTTCATCTCTTTTGATCGCGCTAAATAACTTAAGCTATTTACACAATCATCAATTACTTTATTAACATCCTTACTTTGTAGATTAAGAGAAATATTTCGTGATTCAACTTTAGTTAAATCTAAGATTGAAGTTATAAAATTATTTAATTCTTTAGTTGAATCAATTATTGTTTTTAACCCTTCATGAACATACGTTTCACCACCACGATTTTTCTGCAACATATTGTCTGCAACACCTGCAATCTTGGCCACAGGGGTTTTTAAATCGTGTGACATTAATGAGATAAAGTTTTGTTTCAAATCTTCAACTCTTTTTAATAATTTAGTCTCTTCCTGAATTTTATAACGACGTTGATATTCACCAATGGCCCTAAAGGGAACCCAAATATAATAAACAACAAACACAGTAAGTAAGATGTGGGTTATATATAGCCAAAGTCCAAAAGCAATGAATATCAAATAAGAAATCAGAATCGTACTAAAGATAATAGCAACTGTAGTTACAAGTCCTTTTACTGGCTGGATACGTGAGATAACAATTGAAAGAATGATACCAATTAGCATCGAAATTAATTTTGTTACCCACATCGGTATTGCATAGACTAGCTTATTTTCTATAAGTGACTTAGTCATATTGGCATGTATTTCTAATTTTGGTGATCGCCTCTGATCTTTATCAAATGGAGTTTTAGCGTAATGACCAAGATTTGATATATAGGCGGGACCAATTAATACTATTTTTCCATTAAAATAGCCTGGCGGAATATTCCCAACAACAACCCTATGAACCGGTAGTTTTTCGACATGCTTAAGTTTGCGTAAGGGGTAACGAAACAAGCTAAAACTAGCGTCAGCTTCGGGCATATAATATGCACTTTTTAGATTATTAAGAATTAGTGGCTCTTTACCATGAAGAATTCTCCACTCATTTGCCGTCCAAAAGCTTAATGTCTCTTCTCCTGATATATTGAGAACCATTCTTCTTACAACATCATCTTTAGCAAATAGCTTACTATCAATATTAACAATTGCTGGAGAATAACCAAGATCTCGTAATTGTTGAGGAGGTAGTCTTTCCCCCCATGCGTCTAATTCAGTTCCATAACGATATAGGCCACCTTGTTTGACGTAGGCTTTAATTTCATCGTGAAGTAATTCTAAAGAGTTTGCTTCTCTCTCATTTAAAGGAGCTGAAAGATCTCCAAAGAAATTAATAATAGCAGGCTTATCTTTTAAAACCTTACGGAATAATTTTAAGTAAGTTGTATAAGTATAGGGATAGCTCTCACCTAAAAACTCATCACTTTCTTCATCAATTTTTATAAGAACAATTCTGTCATCTTTATTTAGACTAAAGTCCGTTTTTAGACGTAAGTCATAGAAGATTGCTTCAATCGTTGGAAATTTGTATTGGAAAAGAACCAAAAGAAAAACAATCGTAAAAAGCGCTGGATAATACTTTGTATAATCCAAATCTTTAAAGAACTTAAAAACTTTCTTCATAGTAGCTCACTTTGATAGAACCTTTGGTCCATCTCGTGTTCCTTATGATAATGGAGTGACCACATTGTTGTAGAAGAAATATTAAAATGTACTTTGTTAATTCTTGAATTCTCAAGATAAATCACTTTTTGTGCAATACCTCTTATATCGATTTGACTGTTCTCACTATTGCTAAAAAAATGTTTCTTATAGCTATTAGAAATATAGTTAAAGAGTCTTCTCGGTACGACAAAAATATAGCGAAAGACGGCTTCCGCTCTTAAGAGATTAAATAGCCAATTAAAAATATTACGCCAAAATAATAGTACTGCTAATAAATGCCCCAGAATCTTTGAATTGAATGTATCAGCAAATCCCATCTCTGCTTCAAGATAGCGATCCATTTCTACATCTGTTAAGCGCTCGAGTAAGCTTGAGTTTAATATGAGAAAATGGCTTCCAAGAAGTGTTCCCTGCAAGAAGAATGGAGCATCCTTACCTTGATAAATCTGTGGTGTTGGCCGACTTCTATAAAATAAGAAGCTTGAAACCTTCTTATACAATCGAGGTCTTTCTTCCCTAGAAACTTTCTGTAAGTTAAATCGAGAAATAACGATTGAAGGAATTATGTAAGTAAATGAAATCACATAGATTAAGACAGCGATAGCAAGATTATTTAGTATATGTAGATTAGGTCCAAATACAACCAAGAACCCAGTTATAAAAAATATCTGAATGAAGATAATAAAAAAGCTTAAAAGATATGAAATAAATACACTAAACAAAATTTTGTCCCTATTTTTTTTACAAGATCATCTCTAATTATAGACCCAAATCCAAATTCCGGCTATAAGTCATCTAAATTACAAATTGATAATAGTCACTGTAAGCGCTATGCGCAAGCAAGCATTTCGCAGCGCACCTATTGTCGAATCCGTAATTGTGATACACAAGGCATTAACGTTTAAATTATAGAATTAAAGGGGTGTTTTTGATGCAAGGTAAGCTACTATTCGGTACAGCAGGTGTTCCAAATTCAACAGCTAAAAAGAACAATCCAGTAGAAGGCGTAAGACGAATTCACGAACTAGGTCTTGACTGTATGCAACTAGAGTTTGCACACGGTGTTAGAATGAAAGAAGAAGTTTCATCAAACCTAAGAAAAGTTTCATATGAATTAGGTGTTCCTTTGACATCACACGGCCCTTACTACATCAACTTAAACGCAAGAGAACAAGATAAAATTGACTCTTCTGTTGAAAGAATCATTCAAACAGCAAAGATCTCAGATCTATGTGGTGCTGAATCTATGACTTTCCACGCTGCTTTCTATATGAAAGATTCACCATACGATGTTTTCGATCTTGTAGAAAAGAGTATGAATGTAATCGAAGAAAGACTAAGTCGCCTTGATATCGAAATTGAACTAAGACCTGAGCTAACAGGTAAAACATCTCAATTTGGTTCTCTTGAAGAGCTTATTAACCTTACTAAAAACGTTGATTCATGTCGTCCTTGTATGGATTTCTCACACCTTTTCGCACGTACTAATCAGTATAATAGCGAAGAAGAATTCGACATGGTTATTGGTAAGTTAAAAGAAGAATTAAGTGAAGAAGCTATCCAAAATATGCATATTCATATTTCGGGTATCAGCACTAACTCTAAGGGTGACCTTAAGCATCTAAACCTTGAGCAATCAGACTTTAATTGGAAGGCCCTACTTAAGTCTCTTAAAAAGAATGGTTGTGGTGGATATATGATTTGTAATTCACCAAACTTAGAAGAAGACGCATTGATGCTAAAAAATTATTACATGACTTTATAAAAATAAAAAAGCGGCTTTTAAGCCGCTTTTTTTATGTCTGCATATTCCTTAAATCTCAAATATAAATCATCACCAAAAACATAGAAATAAATATCTTCCGTAGTATTGAAGAATTCTTTTAAGGCACTATCAAGATCAACATCATAAGATTTTAAATCTAAATAGCAGCCTTTAATTAAATCCTGTATTAATGCAAAGCTTTTTGGAAAATCGAGAGTCTTAGTGTCCCATTCAACTCGATATGAACTTGTGTCTGAAATATATTTTAATTTAATCCCCTCAGACTCATTAGGTTCCAAAATATCAAATGTTTCATAAACAAGACTTTCTAATGTAAATTCAAGTATTTTCTTATTCTTCACATTAAACTATTCGGTAACTTTTAAATTATATTAACGAATATCTTCTTCTTTAAACTCGTAGAATGACTTTACATCACTAATATTTGAAATGAACCACTTTTCATCTCTTTTAACAATTAAAGCGATCTTTTTGACAGAAATGGAAACATCTCTCTTTGATTCTTCTGCCGTTGCATCCGCTTCATATGAGAGAGTGTAAGTTATTGAACATTCATCACCACTACAGTTTTTATAGACAATTTTAAAGCGGCTATCTGAAAATTCATTTGATTCGTTTAATTTATTAGGGTCTTCACCAAGAGCTTGAGTGTACTCCTCAAGTAAATCACCAGTAAGGTAATCTTCAAGGTCATCAACACTGATCTTATCGTTTAAGCGCTTTTCAATAAATGATTTTAACACTCCTTCCGGACTATTATTTGACTGACAGCCTATTAGCAATAGGCAAAAAATAAGAACTTTAAACATAACTTCTTCCTTGAATTTTAATAAGAGACAATTCCTCTTCTCTTTAAAATATTAAATAATGTATTCCAATTATACTTTCCACTTGAGCTTGAATTTATTAACTTAAGGCCATAGCCATTTTCATAAACTAACTCAACATTAAATGTATCACTAAATTTTGCGCCTTCATAATCCAATTCAAAGTCTAATTTTTCACCTTTAGATATTTTTTCATCTGTAAAAATAACAATACCTTTATCATCACAATTAGAAACTTTGACAGGTATCTTTGAGCCTGATGATAAGAAGATACTCCCCTCTAAAATACAGAATTTATCAAAATTAAAATTCTCTTTATTAAAGTTAGGCTTAAAAATAGCCTGGCCTAGCTCCTCTTTTAAAAGGAGGATCATATTATATGCAACTAACAAGAAAACTACTGAAAAGAGTAAGATGATTTTGTCATACTCAACCAAGAAAAGAGAGAAGACTTTGTAAAATATATTTAATACGAAAACGGCCATCACAACGACAGTAAGTTCTCCCATATACATAATTTTAAAAAGTAAAAATAATGCGAGGGCCGTTGTAAGTTTATAACTTCCAAGAATCCCGACAAAGCGTTCAAAGTTTAATGCAGAGACATCGGCATCTAAAGAGAAGCATGTATGCAGAAAAAACAGCGAAAATATCACAAATAAAATATTAAGCAATTTAAATATTAATGTGTCAGTATTGTGCACTTTTTCCCTTCAATTTTAATTTTTTGATATAATCAATATATGGATTATTATCTCGAAATTTCTTCACGTTGTATAGAGTGTGATAACTGCAGGCTGATTTGTCCAGAAAAGGCTATTTTTATGGACAAAGGAAAATATACGATAGAACCATGGGCATGCACTTTATGTAATGCATGCACGCTTGTTTGCCCTGTCGATTGTATTAAAGAAGTGTCTCAAAAGGAGTAAGAAGCTCCATTATATTTAATTAACTTATTCTCGAAATCAAAAGTAACCCCACACCAAGTCATCTTTTTTTGTGATTTAAAATCTGAAGTATCTAACTCAGGAATACCTTTTAAAAAATTAACTATCACATTAGGTATTTCATCAAGCTTACTAATGACGCTTAAGTATTTATCTAAAGTTCCAAGATCTAAAAAGACAGGATTATCTGGTAAGCTCATCAATACATTTGACGACTTATAATCACAAACTGTTTTAAAAAATCCAGAAGACCCAGGTGTATAATTAACCTTTCCAAGATTGATTAGTCCGACACCAGAATAAGTGAAATAATCCCCACTTCCCTCATGTGGAATAATATCAATTAAGTGCCCATCTTTTAAAACAGTTTCATTATAACTAGAATTACCATCGACATTTATGGCATACAAATGTGCAACAGCATCACAACGTTCTAAATTATAATAATCCGATTTTATGTTTTCAAAATCAAAGAAGTAAAACTGATCAGAGTTAATAATTAATATAATTTCGTTATCAACAACTTTTTTCAAATTATGTATACACCCACCACTACCTAGAATTTCAGGCTCATACAACAGAGTTACATTTTTGTCCTTTGCCCAATCAAGCATTTCTTCATGGCAATGATGAGAATTTATATAAATATTCTCGCAACCTAAATTTCTAGCATAAGCAACTTGTAAATCAAGCATCTTTAAATTTAGAAATGGCCACAAGGGTTTTGGAATAACCTTTCCAAGCTCCCCCATTCGCGTACCAAAACCTGCACTTGCGATAAAGCATGTCTTAATCATCACTACCTCTTTCAAGAATCTTTGCAAAACGCACGAAAGAGTCTTCATCTCTTAACTTTAAAACATCGATTAACTTCTTTAGATTAGGTTTGATAAATGGAAGATATCCATTTTTATTCTTATCAATACTAAGATAAGCAAAACTACCCAGTGCTTTAAAAGTTCGCTGTATCTGAACTATCTGATAATCTTTTAAATATTTTGAATTAAATTCACTATCAAAAGAATTTAATAAAACTGACCTTTCTTCGTCTGAAAATTGTATATAGCAGTCATCTACCAGAGATACTAAATCATACATAGCTGGCCCCACTCGCATATCTTGATAATCGATATGATAGAGCTCATCAGCTTTCACATATAGATTGTTAGAATGATAATCACGATGACATACTACTTTTTTATTTTCTTCATAGTAATTAATCAATAACTCTCTAACACTTGCAATGACAATTTTTTCGTCTTCATTTAGGTTTAGTTTCAAATGTTTTTCTAAAAAGAATTGAAGGGCCAAATCGAATTCAAACCCAATTTTCTCTCTATCGAAATATCGACTTTGACAAGTTTCTAAAGGGAGTCTTTGGTAAGATTTGATATCATTTACTGCTTGTATATGTTTCGTAAGTCCATTTTTAAGATAATAATCTTTCAAAGAAATATCACCAACATCCTCAAGAATAAGAAGAGAGATCTCTGGTAAATAAAGATAGATTTTTGGAGTGTTAATATCTTTTTCAATGAGTGTCGTGATCAAATTAAAATCACGACTCTGCTGTCCATTTGGCTCTTCTGTACAGACAATTAAACTTTCGCTCTCGTTTTTTAATCGATAATACTCTCTACTTGAAGCATCGCCAGAAAGTTTTGTAAGGTTCCAACTCTCTTGAGAATATCCCTGCTGGTCTAAAATAGATTTAACTTCATTTATTTCCATATCATATACTTTCTTTGAACTTATAAAATTGTTTTGATGAATTCTTTTCAAAAATAAGATTTTCATCTTTTGTGCTTTGAACCATATAATTCTTAAGCAGGAACTCTTCTTTTGATAAGTCTCGAGAATAAACCTCTTGAGTTGAGAAACTAAGCGATTGCCTATTCAGTGTTTGTAGCCATAACAATCTTGCTTCAGGGTCATAACCAGATTTCTTTAAAACATCATAAACAAGGTTATTTAAGTCTCGTTTTGCATTTAAGTCTAGACGATTAAGTCTAATCATATCTTTTACCGTATATGAATTAAGCGGTATGATTTTATTCTTTTCATATATACCAATTTTACTTCTTAATAATTCACCGATTAATACTGAAACAAAAATACTTTCGGAATTCATAAATCGACGCAGAACTCCGCGAGACATAAAGACGTTATTTCTAGGAAGTGAGAAGTAAAAATTTCTATTATCTTCAACAATATAAAAATTAATTCCAAAATCATCTTTCACAAAGAGACTTTGGTTATTTAAATATAGCTCACGAGCTATCTTTTGTAGGTATCTATTTGATCTTCTTGAGGGCCTCTTAACTTTATTGTTTTTGATAAACAATTCTGCTACACCTTCGAGATGAACAAGGTAATCTTTAGAAGTAAAATCAACTTCGTAATTATATGGATATCCCTTATCGTCCTTATATAAATAGGTACAAGAAGTTAAAAATAATATTGATATAAAAATATAAAATTTCATTAGTTCTCAAATAAAAAGAGCTCTCATTATGAGAGCTCTTATATCATTTGATTTATTATACACGATTTACATTGGGCTGGAAGCAACATCTCTTTCTTCTGGGATGTAATATAAAGTAAATCCAGCAAAAATTAAGTTTGGATCTTTAATCATTTCTCTGTTGTTATCCCAAATTGATCTCCATTTTGCTGGTGTACCGTACTTGTCTTTTGAAATTACACCTAGAGTCTCACCCTTACGAATAAGATGAGGAAGACCCACTGGATTCCAGTTAAATTGACCACTTTCATACTTAATGATGTCACCTGGTTGAAGTCCATCAGCAAGTGCTTCTTGATTCATTGCTTGAACATCACGCCACTTGCTATAGTCTCCATATAATTTAAAAGCGATCCACATAAGTGTTTCACCTTTTTGTACTTCATATGTATCAGTTTTAGAAACAACAACTTCTTTTTCGAGTTGAACGTTTTCCTGAAGCAATACTTCATCAACTGGTTCTTCGTTTGTTGCAACTGCTTCCATTGTAGGCTCTGCAGTTGGATCAGCGACTTCTTCTAGATCAGCAAATTCTTCATTTGCATCAACGACAAAGTCTGAATCATCAATTGAAATTTCTTCAGCAGCTTGAGTTTCTGCTACTTCTTCACCTTTCTTCTCGTTGTTTGAACAAGATGTGAAAGTTAATGTTGAAACTAGGAATAGTAAAAATATTTTTTTCATGGTCTAAAACCCCTTTTTTAGTAACAATCTATATAGTTACCCATCGGTTCCTTTTTAATTATAATTAAATATTAACCGCCTAGACTAATTTCTTCATGCAATGTACAATTTTTCCGTATGAATGTTTTTAAACTATTTACTATAGTATTCTTCTCAATCTTTTC
This window harbors:
- a CDS encoding TIM barrel protein, with product MQGKLLFGTAGVPNSTAKKNNPVEGVRRIHELGLDCMQLEFAHGVRMKEEVSSNLRKVSYELGVPLTSHGPYYINLNAREQDKIDSSVERIIQTAKISDLCGAESMTFHAAFYMKDSPYDVFDLVEKSMNVIEERLSRLDIEIELRPELTGKTSQFGSLEELINLTKNVDSCRPCMDFSHLFARTNQYNSEEEFDMVIGKLKEELSEEAIQNMHIHISGISTNSKGDLKHLNLEQSDFNWKALLKSLKKNGCGGYMICNSPNLEEDALMLKNYYMTL
- a CDS encoding LysM peptidoglycan-binding domain-containing protein; this encodes MKKIFLLFLVSTLTFTSCSNNEKKGEEVAETQAAEEISIDDSDFVVDANEEFADLEEVADPTAEPTMEAVATNEEPVDEVLLQENVQLEKEVVVSKTDTYEVQKGETLMWIAFKLYGDYSKWRDVQAMNQEALADGLQPGDIIKYESGQFNWNPVGLPHLIRKGETLGVISKDKYGTPAKWRSIWDNNREMIKDPNLIFAGFTLYYIPEERDVASSPM
- a CDS encoding 4Fe-4S dicluster-binding protein, with product MDYYLEISSRCIECDNCRLICPEKAIFMDKGKYTIEPWACTLCNACTLVCPVDCIKEVSQKE
- a CDS encoding sigma-54-dependent transcriptional regulator; the encoded protein is MHKVLVVDDDKVLQSSVREALEFHHFAVDVADNGKEALSAVYKTKYDLVVMDVNMPEMDGIEALTEIKKHDPSVIVIILTAYSNVTDAVKVVKEGAYNYLEKPISSENLVSLIKRALKARSLVETVGFSAPVLSLGDTKNKFVGESDVMQKVFNVIGKLAQVNTPVLIRGESGTGKELVARAIHYNGPRKDEKFVTINLAAIPENLIESELFGHEKGAFTGANERKIGKFQFADGGTLFLDEIGDVSPTMQVKLLRVLQEGSFTPVGSNREIKCDVRIIAASHKPFEKMIEDGTFREDLFYRLNVLPVYLPPLRERNSDIPHLVDYYVKYFNNVHHLSISGLDDDAMAIMKSHDWPGNIRELRNVIEHAFIIESGDIIKSSSLPDKIRKSATVESSNDADEQTIIDYEEIKDSVLTDAGQDEKLIASAQGYQFVFATTEEDGELRLNFSQAKDIFEKEFIVQALKINKGKINQTALKANIPKKTLLRKIEKYEINPKEYYE
- a CDS encoding ATP-binding protein: MKKVFKFFKDLDYTKYYPALFTIVFLLVLFQYKFPTIEAIFYDLRLKTDFSLNKDDRIVLIKIDEESDEFLGESYPYTYTTYLKLFRKVLKDKPAIINFFGDLSAPLNEREANSLELLHDEIKAYVKQGGLYRYGTELDAWGERLPPQQLRDLGYSPAIVNIDSKLFAKDDVVRRMVLNISGEETLSFWTANEWRILHGKEPLILNNLKSAYYMPEADASFSLFRYPLRKLKHVEKLPVHRVVVGNIPPGYFNGKIVLIGPAYISNLGHYAKTPFDKDQRRSPKLEIHANMTKSLIENKLVYAIPMWVTKLISMLIGIILSIVISRIQPVKGLVTTVAIIFSTILISYLIFIAFGLWLYITHILLTVFVVYYIWVPFRAIGEYQRRYKIQEETKLLKRVEDLKQNFISLMSHDLKTPVAKIAGVADNMLQKNRGGETYVHEGLKTIIDSTKELNNFITSILDLTKVESRNISLNLQSKDVNKVIDDCVNSLSYLARSKEMKINTELGPLFPIEIDTSLVNRIISNIVENSIKYAGIGKVIDIKTWDDDTWVYIEISDNGVGMGQNDVDNIFEKFYRVKNDASHTIKGSGLGLYLVKYFVELHGGEISVTSQIGEGTSFLIKFLNK
- a CDS encoding nucleotidyltransferase family protein; translated protein: MIKTCFIASAGFGTRMGELGKVIPKPLWPFLNLKMLDLQVAYARNLGCENIYINSHHCHEEMLDWAKDKNVTLLYEPEILGSGGCIHNLKKVVDNEIILIINSDQFYFFDFENIKSDYYNLERCDAVAHLYAINVDGNSSYNETVLKDGHLIDIIPHEGSGDYFTYSGVGLINLGKVNYTPGSSGFFKTVCDYKSSNVLMSLPDNPVFLDLGTLDKYLSVISKLDEIPNVIVNFLKGIPELDTSDFKSQKKMTWCGVTFDFENKLIKYNGASYSF
- a CDS encoding aminoglycoside phosphotransferase family protein, yielding MEINEVKSILDQQGYSQESWNLTKLSGDASSREYYRLKNESESLIVCTEEPNGQQSRDFNLITTLIEKDINTPKIYLYLPEISLLILEDVGDISLKDYYLKNGLTKHIQAVNDIKSYQRLPLETCQSRYFDREKIGFEFDLALQFFLEKHLKLNLNEDEKIVIASVRELLINYYEENKKVVCHRDYHSNNLYVKADELYHIDYQDMRVGPAMYDLVSLVDDCYIQFSDEERSVLLNSFDSEFNSKYLKDYQIVQIQRTFKALGSFAYLSIDKNKNGYLPFIKPNLKKLIDVLKLRDEDSFVRFAKILERGSDD